A genome region from Primulina eburnea isolate SZY01 chromosome 9, ASM2296580v1, whole genome shotgun sequence includes the following:
- the LOC140841920 gene encoding uncharacterized protein — protein MPRRSSGGRSARPAPRAAPARNPPQPVNHAPPPAPVQSSSGGSMFGGIGSTIAQGMAFGTGSAVAHRAVDAVMGPRTIHHETMVSEAAAVPAPSSMGSSDACMVHSKAFQDCIGSYGSDISKCQFYMDMLAECKRNSGPYDEFLRNALNQLGQSYKTSIFFIEC, from the exons ATGCCTCGCCGCAGCTCCGGAG GAAGATCTGCGCGGCCAGCTCCTCGTGCAGCTCCAGCTCGGAATCCACCTCAACCAG TGAATCATGCTCCTCCTCCAGCTCCTGTTCAAAGTAGTTCTGGCGGATCCATGTTTGGAGGCATTGGTTCAACAATAGCCCAAG GTATGGCATTTGGTACTGGAAGTGCTGTTGCACATAGAGCTGTGGATGCCGTTATGGGTCCTCGCACAATTCATCACGAAACAATGGTCTCTGAGGCTGCTGCCGTACCAGCACCCTCCAGCATGGGCAGCTCTGATGCTTGCATGGTGCACTCAAAGGCATTTCAGGAC TGCATCGGCAGCTATGGAAGCGACATCAGCAAATGCCAGTTCTATATGGATATGTTGGCTGAGTGCAAGAGAAACTCAGGGCCCTATGATGAATTCCTAAGAAATGCTCTCAATCAACTTGGCCAAAGTTACAAAACT
- the LOC140841921 gene encoding protein WHAT'S THIS FACTOR 9, mitochondrial, translating into MSNKIRNPQTVFHKLLFSASQVRILSLSWHSYFQKQIHVNVCMKWKKDSYFDSIDSIHKSHQLKPIISMKNFFISSSSSPYDNYSIPISAVSKKGLHFGLNIKVARFLRSYPSFFEEFSGPLYNLPWFRLTQKAIELNKEERMIYEVFKDDILGRLKKLILMSGARKVIPIKVIKGFHWYLGLPDEFWDDPSDYVKGNECFRIVDIEDGLKGLAVFEGNDVEKDGKFWSIMQKNAMKNGLYGGGADETIAFPLFPSKGLRLKHKINDWLNEFQRLPYISPYDDYSFLEPDSDLSEKRVVGLLHELLSLFVEHAAERKAFLCLRKCLCLPQKIHKAFERHPHMFYLSMKNKTCTVILKEAYCNELTIEPHPLAEIRKKYIDLMKDSVVILRNRRLNSIRAFDKILV; encoded by the coding sequence ATGTCCAACAAAATCAGAAACCCTCAAACGGTCTTTCACAAACTCCTGTTCTCGGCTTCCCAAGTCCGAATCCTTTCTTTATCTTGGCACTCCtacttccagaaacaaattcATGTGAATGTGTGCATGAAATGGAAAAAAGACTCATACTTCGACTCCATTGATTCCATTCACAAATCCCATCAACTCAAGCCCATCATCTCGATGAAAAACTTCTTTATATCCTCTTCCTCTTCACCTTATGACAACTATTCTATTCCAATCTCAGCCGTCTCCAAGAAAGGCTTACACTTTGGTTTAAATATAAAAGTGGCTAGGTTCTTGAGGAGCTATCCTTCTTTTTTTGAGGAGTTTAGTGGGCCCCTTTACAATTTGCCTTGGTTTAGATTGACTCAGAAAGCCATCGAGCTTAATAAAGAGGAAAGAATGATTTATGAAGTTTTTAAAGATGATATCTTGGGTAGATTAAAAAAGCTTATCTTGATGAGTGGAGCTAGAAAGGTGATTCCAATAAAGGTAATCAAAGGCTTCCACTGGTATTTAGGGTTGCCTGATGAATTTTGGGATGACCCTTCGGATTATGTCAAAGGTAACGAGTGTTTTCGCATAGTGGACATAGAAGATGGACTGAAGGGTTTGGCAGTTTTTGAAGGTAATGATGTTGAGAAGGATGGGAAATTTTGGTCAATAATGCAGAAGAATGCAATGAAGAATGGTCTATATGGTGGTGGTGCGGATGAGACAATTGCATTCCCATTGTTTCCCTCTAAAGGACTAAGGCTGAAACATAAGATAAATGATTGGTTAAACGAATTTCAACGCCTCCCTTACATCTCGCCTTACGATGACTATTCTTTCTTGGAACCAGACAGCGATTTATCTGAGAAACGGGTTGTGGGATTGCTTCATGAGttgttgagtttgtttgttGAGCATGCTGCAGAAAGAAAGGCTTTTTTATGTTTGAGGAAATGCTTGTGTTTGCCGCAGAAGATTCACAAGGCATTTGAGAGGCATCCACACATGTTTTATTTGTCGATGAAGAATAAAACTTGCACAGTTATTCTGAAAGAGGCTTATTGCAATGAGCTGACTATAGAACCACATCCTCTGGCAGAAATAAGAAAGAAGTACATTGATTTGATGAAGGATTCGGTTGTAATTTTGAGGAATAGAAGGTTGAATAGTATAAGGGCATTTGATAAGATTTTGGTCTGA
- the LOC140841922 gene encoding costars family protein has product MNVEEEVGRLKEEIKRLGKPQGDGSYKVTFGVLFNDDRCANIFEALVGTLRAAKKRKLLTYDGELLLQGVHDNVEITLKPEAASSDVPVKS; this is encoded by the exons ATGAACGTGGAAGAAGAGGTGGGCCGACTCAAAGAGGAGATCAAACGTCTGGGTAAACCCCAAGGCGATGGCTCCTACAAG GTCACCTTTGGTGTGCTATTTAATGACGATAGATGTGCAAACATATTTGAAGCTTTAGTTGGAACACTACGTGCAGCGAAAAAGCGCAAGCTTTTAACTTATGATGGTGAACTATTATTGCAAGGAGTTCATGACAACGTCGAAATAACTCTCAAACCCGAAGCAGCATCAAGTGATGTCCCTGTGAAAAGTTAA
- the LOC140841923 gene encoding fructose-1,6-bisphosphatase, cytosolic, protein MCSAAIFLNPISSYPSALRTFPPKLQSFQPRFNFCALPLKKMSSLGGFDLKTTAGGNYSAVSDDDGIVTLREFMGKGGENVGDELVVLFSHLEYACKRIAALVASPYNSTLGKQFGAVGGSDDRDKPKPLDIVANDIILSSLRKSGKVSVMASEEDDAPVWLADDGPFVVVLDPLDGSRNIDASIPTGTIFGIYNRLIELDHLPAEEKAMLNSLQSGTRLVAAGYVLYSSATILCISFGSGTHAFTLDHSTGDFILTHPHINISPRGQIYSVNDARYFDWPEGLRRYIDTVRQGKGQHPKKYSARYICSLVADFHRTLLYGGLAMNPRDHLRLVYEANPLSFLAEQAGGKGSDGKGRILSLQPVKLHQRLPLFLGSPGDIEELESYGDVQQKVNPGYEV, encoded by the exons ATGTGCTCCGCTGCCATATTCTTGAACCCCATCTCCAGTTACCCTTCAGCACTTCGCACTTTCCCTCCAAAACTTCAGAGTTTTCAGCCAAGATTCAATTTTTGTGCTTTACCATTAAAGAAGATGTCTAGTCTTGGTGGGTTTGACTTGAAAACCACTGCTGGTGGGAATTATAGTGCTGTTAGTGATGATGATGGGATTGTTACGCTGAGGGAATTTATGGGGAAAGGAGGAGAAAATGTGGGAGATGAATTGGTGGTGTTGTTCAGTCATTTGGAGTATGCTTGCAAGAGGATTGCTGCTCTCGTGGCTTCACCCTACAACTCCACTCTTGGTAAACAATTTGGTGCTGTTGGTGGGAGTGATGACAGGGATAAGCCTAAGCCTCTTGATATTGTGGCT AATGATATAATATTGTCATCATTAAGAAAATCTGGAAAAGTTTCAGTAATGGCCTCAGAAGAAGACGATGCTCCTGTTTGGCTAGCTGATGATGGCCCTTTTGTAGTCGTATTAGATCCTCTCGATGGATCCCGAAACATTGATGCCTCTATTCCTACGGGAACAATTTTTGGTATCTATAACCGTCTCATAGAACTCGATCATCTGCCAGCAGAGGAGAAAGCGATGCTGAATTCCCTCCAAAGTGGGACTAGGCTTGTGGCTGCTGGATATGTTCTCTACTCATCGGCTACAATATTGTGTATCAGCTTTGGGTCTGGGACACATGCATTTACCCTCGATCATTCAACAGGCGACTTTATTCTAACACATCCACACATAAATATTTCTCCTCGAG GGCAAATCTATTCGGTCAATGATGCACGATACTTCGACTGGCCTGAAGGTTTAAGGCGATACATAGATACTGTGAGACAGGGTAAGGGTCAACACCCTAAAAAGTATTCGGCCCGGTACATATGTTCACTTGTTGCTGATTTCCATCGGACGCTGTTATATGGCGGACTCGCGATGAATCCAAGGGACCATCTTCGCCTGGTCTATGAAGCAAATCCGCTTAGTTTCCTAGCTGAGCAAGCCGGGGGCAAAGGCTCAGATGGTAAAGGTAGAATCTTGTCCCTCCAACCAGTCAAGCTGCACCAGAGACTTCCTCTATTTCTTGGAAGTCCAGGTGATATAGAAGAGTTGGAGAGTTACGGAGATGTACAGCAGAAGGTGAATCCTGGATATGAAGTTTGA